GGAAGCCCAGATGCATTGACTCGTGTGTAACTGTGTAAATATGCTCATGTTTCAGCCCTCACTGGCTGGGTGTTTACCTGCCAGACGTGTCCTGGTGGGGGGTTGGGGACTGCTGGGGACCTTCCCGGTCTACCCCACCCCTGGCTGAGTCACCTCCGCCCTGAGCCCTGGCTTCCTCCTGGACACGTGGGTTCCTCTCTTGCGGGTTCCTGGGGGAGGGGCCGGTGCCGGGAAAGGTGTGTTTTTGCCCAAGGGAGTGGGGGTCCAAAGGTCCCCTCTCAAAATCTGCAAGGGGTGTAATCGGGAGTGGCCGGGAGACCTGTTCCCCCAAACCCCCACCGCGCGCCGGCTCGGGCCGCCCCCCTCTGTGGACACACATCCTCAGGACTTCAGTGTCCACGAAGCCTCAGATACTCTCTAAAGTGGTCTTGTTGGGTGCTGTGGGAAAGAGATGAGCCAGCCCTTGCAGACTGTGTAAACAGAAGTTtagttattcattcaacaaacaggcagaggctgggctgggcatAGGCAGGCCCTGGGGGAGGAGAGGACCCCTTTTTGTGCTGTGAGCCTAGGAAGCTCGTGATTAGGGAGCAGAGATGTAAACAGGCCAGCTGGGGCCAGTTGGTTTCCAGAGCCTCCTGGTTAGGCTGACTGGGCTAGGTAGGGGTGGGGCCGTTTCTGGGGGTGGTGACCACACAGCCCAGGCCGGAGTGAGCAGGTGCCACAGAGCTCCCTGAGTTTGGGGCAGTGTGTGGGGGAGCCTGGGGCTGGGCATAggaatttttaaagttcattttattttattattagtatttttttcacACTCCCCCCTCCAtcggaatatatatatatatatatatatatatatatatatatatatatatattttttttttttttttttttttttttttttcttgaggcagttTCTGACAtccctgatctcagctcactgcaacttccatctcccgggttcaagcaatgctcctgcctcagcctgctgagtagctgggactacagacatggccgccatgtctggctaatttgtttggtatttttggtagagatggggttttactgtgttggccaggctggtctcaaactcccagcccaagtgatccaccagtctctgcctcccaaagtgctggccggGATTACATGGGTGAACTGCCGCCCCCGGCCAGGCGTCCGGGTTTTGATGTGAGACCTCCAGCCTGTTCCTTCCTTTTCTGGAGGGGAGTGATGGTGACCCCCAGGCCCTACTGCCTACCCCAGAGGCCAGATATTTGTTAATTTCTTGCTGAAAACTGATTGAAGTCAGCCAGCTCCATCCGGTGGGAGGTCTCGGATTCCAGTGCTCAGCCCAGCACTGGAGGCCCAAGGGAGGTGGTGGGTCCCTCAAAAGCCCCTCAAACACCAGAGGAAACAGCCCTGGTGGTCCAGTGCCAGGCCAAGGGGGAGCCAGGCCTTGCCCTGGGACGCTAGGGAGCCAGGGCCTGTGCTGGAGCAGGGGAAGGACTGGGCAGGTCTTTGGGGGCCTGGAGGGCGTCCTGGAGGGGGGGGCCTGTGAGGCTTTGATGTGAGGGGTGGTGAGGGAAGCAGGGTGGTGAGGGGGTTCCTGATGAGACCCAGGTTCACACGTGGCTCCTTGCATTTTCTGGGTGGCGACAGGACAGCCCCGCTTCTCCAAGCCTCAAAcccttcatctgtaagatgggggtGACTCTAGGCCCCTGGCTGGGAGGGCTTGAGCTGTGTCACTGAGCCCCGCCCCGATCTGACTTCCCCAAGGGCTCCCCTCGGATGTGACTTCCGTTATCGGCCCTGTCCGGCTGTTGGGGTGGAGATGTGGGCCCTGGGGCCTCAGGGGGGCTGTGGGTGAATCTGGGGCGTGGGAGGAGGTGCTTGGGCCTCAGGGAGGCAGCCTCATGTTGAGTCCAGCTGCAGAGACGTTGGCTTCACGTGACCCTGTGTGCCCGTTCAGTGCCTGTCGGCTGCTGCGCTTGGTGCTGAGGATGTGGGCTACCACCTCCTTCTTCACAGCAGCGGGAGCTTGGGTGGTGACCTTGTGCCTCGGTTTACAAATCTGTATaatgcaggtgtggtggctcatgcctgtgatcccagcactttgggagtctgaggcgggcggatcacctgaggtcaggacttcgagaccaacctggccaacatgctgaaaccccgtctctactaaaaatacgaaaattagctgggcgtggtggtggatgcctgtagtcccagctgctggggaggctgaggcaggagaatcgtttgaacctgggaggtgggggttgcagtgagccaggatcgagccactgcactccagcccgggtgacagagtgagactccatctcaaaacaaaacaaagcaaaaaaaacccAATTCTATATAATGGGCATTAAAGTAATGTCACTTGCCTCCTGGGGGACAGTGCAGGGGACAGGAAATGAACCTAACATGGGAAAAATAGTCCAGGGACACTGGTATGACTGACAGCAGTGTGGCCTGGCTGAGGGGTGAGTTCCCCATCAGAGGAGGAAACCAAGCCAGTGGCAGTTGAGATGAGGAAGGGACTTCATCCCAGGCCCTTTGGGCTCTAAGTACCCCTCCCAGACCAACTTGTTCCCACTTTTTGAGAGGGACCTGAGGTGAAAGGTTGCAGGGTGAAGCATCCTAGCTGGGGTTCACACACTCAGGGCTGACATTCCAGGACCTGCCCTGCTGACACCCCCGCCCCCGGAGGTGTCGGTTTCTGAGTCTCCAGCCTTGCCTCAGCCATCGAGGTCTGAGTTAGCCATGCCTTGGCCAGTGAGGTCCAGGTTTGAGGCTTGACCTGAGCCCCTGCCTGTGGGTCCCTATTGGTGGGTGCTTGTGCGGATGTGAGGCTTTTGCTCCgatgacttttctttttgtttttgagatggagtttcgctcttgttacccaggctggagtgcaatggcgccatctcggcttaccgcaacctccacctcctgggttcaggcaattctcctgcctcagcctcccgagtagctgggattacaggcacgtgccaccctgcccagctaatgttttgtatttttagtagagacggggtttcaccatgttgaccgggatggtctcgatctcttgacctcgtgatccacccgcctcggcctcccaaagtgctggggttacaggcttgagccactgcgcccggcaatttttgtatttttcatagagatggggtttcaccattttggtcaggctggtctcgaactactgaccttgtgatctgcccgccttgacctcccaaagtgctggcattacaggcgtgagccgccgcgcccggcctgtttgttttgaggtacggtcttgctctgttgcccgggctggagtgcggttcTGCGACcacagctcgctgcagcttcaacctctccaggcccaagtgatccccccccccgcctcgggctcccaacgtgcagggattacaggagccccGCAGCCTGGCCTGTGTGGTTTTTCCTTGCCCGATAAGTCCCCATCCAAGAGGCCCCCCCAGCCCACTTTCCAGGCGCGCCTGCCCCACTGTGTTCCCAGCGGGAGACCCGGCTGTGACAGCTAATCCGTCTCCGTCTCCGCAATTAATGTCATTTGTTGGGGCCAGGCCAATTAGCTCTGGGGGTGCCGCTCCAGCCCCTCTTTTGTCCTGGCCCCGGGGACAGGGGACATTAAGGGAGAGGCAGGGGGCCTTGGGCATCACCTGGAGCTTCTGAGACTGTTTGCTTCCTCCTCTGCTGGGGTGGGAGATGTGGATAAAATCAAGTTTCTTGACTTGATTTCACATCCCAGAGGCTGCACGCCCTGCAGCTAACGCCTTGAACACTGGGACCGGGGGGCAGGGGGCAGCATTTCTGGGTCATTCACCTGCTGTGTGACTTCGGGCAACTGTCTTcagttttctgagcctcagtttactaaTCTGTCAtcacactttttttgttttgttttgtttgagagagagtctcactctgtcgcccaggctggagttcagtgggatgaccttggctcaccgcaacctccacctcccgggttctggcgattctcctgcctcagccttccatgtggctgcgatgacaggcatgcacccccgtggccggctgatttttgtatttgtagtacagatggggtttcaccaggttggcctgAAACTCCagacctccggtgatccgcccaccttggcctcccagagcgccGAGGTGACAGACGtcaggcaccgtgcctggcctttttatttttatttttattttttgagatagggtctcactctttcacccaggctgaagtgcagtggcacgatctcagctcactgcagcttctgtctcccaggttcaagtgattctcccacctcagcctcctgagtagctggattacaggcacatgccaccacacctggttaatttttgtatttttttggtagaggcagggttttaccacgctggccaggcttgtcttgagttcctgacctaaagtgatccacccatcttggcctcccagagtgctgggattacaggcatgagccaatgtgccttacttcattttttttttttttttgagacagagttttcctctgtcaccaggctggagtgcagtggtgtgatctcggctcactgcaacttccgtctcctgagttcaagcgattctcctgcctcagcctcccgagtagatgggactacaggcgtgcgccaccatgcccagctaatttttgtatttttagtagagacagggtttcaccatgttggccaagatggtctggatctcctgacctcatgatccacccacctcggcctcccagagtgctggaactacaggcatgagccaccgcacccggccctaattttttttttttttttttttttttttttttttgacacagttttgctctgttgcccaggctggagtgcagtggtgccatcatgccagccttaacctcctggactcgagtgatcctccagcctcaggcccctgagtagctgggactacaggcatataccagcacacctgtttaattttctaattattattattattattattattttttttttttgtagagacagtgtcttgctatgttgctcaggctggtcttgaactcctgagctcaagcgatccccctgcctcagcgtcccacggtgctgggatcacaggcatgagccaccacacccggtctgtCATCACAGATACCTCTGGGTGAGGTGAGGATGAAACAAATGGGATTTTAAGGGCTCAGGACTCCACACGCCATAGGGCTGAGCTCTTCATTGCTGGGAGAAACCCAGCAGGCCATGGCTGTGGTAAGGTTCTCAGAGATCCTGGCCAGTCTTGGCCCTGAGGACCACCCTCGCCCTGGCCCGCAGGTCCCTTCCCGGCTGCCTGCCTGCCCTCGCCAGCTCCCAGGTGAAGAGACTGTCAGCGTCCAGGCGGAAGCAGCACTTCATCAACCAGGCTGTGCGCAACTCAGACCTCGTGCCCAAGGCCAAGGGGCGGAAAAGCCTCCAGCGCCTGGAAAACAGTGAGCAGGGGTCAGGAGGCGCCTCTGTGGGGCTCCTGGGTCTTGTAGAATGGTGTGCATATTGGTGTGATCTCTGCCCCTCCTGTGAGCTGGGCttgggcagggctggggacccAAAAGAGTGTCACCTTTAGGCCAGGGGAGCGTATAAGAGAGCCAGACACAGGTACCTTCTAGACTGTTGAATCAGGGCTAGGTGGGAGGGTGCTCTGAGCATTGGAGCTGGGGTTTTAAAGGATGTGTAGGAGTTCAACAAGCCAGAAAGTGGAGGTGGTTTCTGTACCTTCTGGGGAATACAGCTGGAGCATGGAGGTGGGGTGGCTGAGATGATAAAATGAGAGGAAGCCTAGTTCTTGAGTCCCCATTGAGCATGGGGTCCCCGAACACCACCCTGACACAGACCACCTGCTTCCACCTAGCCCAGTACCTCCTGACCCTGCTGGAGACAGATGGGGGCCCGCCTGGCCTGGAGGACGGGGATGTGGCACCCCCTGCATCACCCGGCATCTTCGCAGAGGCCTGCAACAATGCCACCTACGTGGAGGTGCGGCCCCAACCCCCTCGCTCCCTCCATGTGGGGACCCCCAGCTTCACATCACTTCTACAGCCAGAGCACCCACCCACTTCCCATCGTCTAATGAAGGCCCCGCAGTCTCCTCTGGGGTCCCCAGACCAGGCCAGAATCCCCACCTGACCCCTGGAACctgccagctcctggattcatccACCCAACATGTTTTGGAACCCCtgcctttagatttttttttttttttgagaacgagttttgctctcttgcccaggctggagtgcaatggcacaatctccgatcactgtaacctccacctctcgggttcaagcgattctcctacctcagcctcccaagtagctgggattacagacaccaccacgcccagctaatttctgtatttttagtagagacgaggtctcatcgtgttgaccaggctggtcttgaactcctgacctagtgatccacctgcctcagcctcccagagtgctgggatgacaggcgtgagccacggcgcccggccttgGGGGAGGGTTTTATTCACATGAACCCTCACCCCAGACAGCTGGGCCTATCCAGGTTCCCCAGTGCCCCGCACTCAGCTCAGGGCCCGACACACGCAGTGGCTCAGTGGACACAGGTGACCGCAGGAGCACTTCCACCTGCCTGGCGGCCTTTCGTGCCCATTCGCCAAATGAGATGCTGAGGCCCAGAGACGTCAGCCCAGCCCGGGGTCTCACGGCAAGCCTGACGGCCTCTCTTCCAGGTCTGGAACGACTTCATGAACCGCTCAGGGGAGGAGCAGGAGCGGGTCCTTCGCTACCTGGAGGATGACAGCAAGAGCAAGGCGCGGAGGAAGGGCCCTGGCCGGGGGGAGGACCGGAGGGAGGACCGAAGGAGAGGTGCGGGCCTGGCTGGGGCCGGTGTCGGGGCGGGACCCGGGGTGGGTGTGGCCAGGATGGGGGGGTGTGATTGTGGTTGGGGTGGAGCCTGGGTGGGTTGGACCTAGCGTGTGGGTGTGGCCAGTGCATGGATGGGGCGTGGCCTGGGTGGGTTGGACCTAGTGTGTGGGTGTGGCCAGTGCATGGATGGGGCGTGGCCTGGGTGGATTGGACCCAGCGTGTGGGTGTGGCCAGTGCGTGGATGGGGCGGGGCCTGGGGTGGGTTGGACCTAGTGTGTAGGTGGGGCGGGGTATGAATGGGAGCGGGGCATGAGGTGGGGGTGGCCAGGATGTGGGGCCCAGGATATGGATGGCAGTGGGTAGGGGTGGGACCCGGAGATGGATGGGGGTGGGGCTGGCTGGCCTGTTTGGGACTGGTATGGGTGGGGCCTCCTGTATACCTGGGGCCAGCCTACCGGGTCGGGCCAGCTGGATGGGTTGCGGGCTCAGGGTGTAAATGGACGTGGCCTGTGTGGGTAGGGTCTGCTCCATGTCTGGGTGGAGCCACAGTGTGGGCGAAGGTGTGGTTCGGTGAGCGGGTGAGGCTAAGGCACAGATGGGCGTGGTCTTCCCGGGAGGGCGTGGTCTGGCAGGTGGGCAGGGCCAGGACGGGCGCCCCAAGACTGCCCCCTGTTCCCCCACTCCTGCAGAGGACCCCGCCTATACACCCCGCGAGTGCTTCCACCGCATCAGCCGGCGTCTGCGAGCCGTCCTCAAGCGCAGCCGCATCCCCATGGTGAGTGCCTGGTGCGGGGCGTCGCCTCTCTGCCTGCCTAGTCCTTTTTGAAGGCCCCTTTCCCGGGCACAGGTTCTCACCCGGTGCAGGTGGCGTCAGAGGAAACGGCAGGATACAGACAGTGGGACCAGGGATCTGACTGGGGGGGGGCAACGAAGGGGGGCACTGCAGGGTGTGTAGGAGTTCCCTCGGCAGAACGCGGGCCCTGCAGGGTGTGTAGGAGTTCCCTCGGCAGAACGCGGGCCCTGCAGGGTGTGTAGGAGTTCCCTAGGCGGAAGGCGCAGGCAGGAGCTGGGAGGTGGCGATGTCTAAGTGCGTGGTGGCCTTGGAGACAGTTAAGCAGCCTCACGTGGCGGGTCAGAGGTCATGTTTGGGCTGTGGGCTTCTAGGGGGCCTAGACTGCCCTCGCCCGTCCACCCGAAGGTTCCTTAGAGCCCTGGCTGCCCTCCCCAGGAAACCCTGGAGACCTGGGAGGAGCGGCTGCTCCGGTTCTTCTCCGTGTCCCCCCAGGCCGTGTACACAGCCATGCTGGATAACAGGTAAGCGAGGAAGGGGGGTGGCAGGTGGGCGGACCCCCCACTTCCTTGGCCCCGGCGCATTGCTCACTGCCCATCCCCCACAGCTTCGAGAGGCTCCTGCTGCACGCTGTCTGCCAGTACATGGACCTCATCTCGGCCAGTAAGTGCTGATGGCCCCCAAGACCCCAGGTTGGCCGGCTCCACACGGGAAAGTGGCTAGTTCCTCTTTGTGGGAAGCTGGGGAAGGTGGCTGCAGTAGTGGGGATGCTACGAACTCGGGGGTGGCAGCAGGACCCTGCCTTGAATTGACCAGAAGCTCCCAGCGTATCCGTCCCCATGCAGAGTGACCGCAGACACAGCCAGGCTGCTGGACACAGACGCCCTCCACATCTTCAGGGCCCGGGTGGGGGTGATGATACCTGGCTTGGAGGAACCTCTGGAGTCAGATATAAGATGGAGGGGTGCGGTGTCTGGAAGATTGGAATTTAGCCATAGGGTCTCCCCCATGGGAGCTCAGACGAGAACCCCTCCTGGCGCCTGTGTCCACTTTTCCAGTGGGGTGCAGTCTCAGAACACCTTCCCCCCCAACCAGCGAGGGTCTGTGCAGGTGCCTGCTGGTGCCAGGCACCCCATCGAGTCCTGGGCCTCTCCCACCTGTCTTGCCTTCTGCCTGGAGTTGCCACGGGGATGGTTTCCAAGGCAACCTGATGGTGCTTCCCCGGTTCCCTCTGTGGGAGACGCAGCCCCCATGCCTGCATCTGTTGGGAACGTCGGGTCTTGGCTAGGGGTGCAGGGCTTGACGCTTGGTGGCATGGAGCTTCGGTCCTGACACGGAAGAGGAAGGGTCCCAGCAAGATGGGGAGTAGGGGGTGGGGGTCCCAGGCAGAGGGGACTGCTGAGGCACAGGCCCAGAGGTGGCATGGAGCTCACATGGGACATGGCTCGTTTTGTTTgtcattttgagatggaggctggctctgttgcccaggctggagtgcagtggcgcgatctcagcttactgcaacctccacctcccaggttcaagcgattctcctgcctcagcctcccgagtaactgggattccaggcacacgcccccacacctggctaattttcgtatttttagtagagacgaggtttcaccatgttggccaggctggtctcaaactcctgacctcctgatcatcctgccttggcctcccagagtgttgagattacaggcgtgagccactgcgcccggcccactcgTTCATTTTTTGCAGTAagggggagatgggggaggggaggctaGCGGGAGCCGGACCACCCAGGGCCTGGGTGCCTCAAAGCCACCTCTACGGGGCAGGCCTGGGAGGCCAGACGCTTTGTCAGCACGTGTGTGAGTGGCCCTGTGGCCTCAGGCCCGGTGTGTTTCAGGGTCCCCTGCGCGCAGTGGGATGCGTGGCAGCGAGTGAGGTGAGCCCCAGATGAAAGCACTCCTGTGGGAAGACTTCGGTGTTCTTGTGAGCCAGGCTCCAGGACCCGGGGGCGTACGGCCAGGAGGCCACCGTGACCAGCACACACGGCTGGCGGTGACCTCCCCAGGAAAAAGTGAGGGTGGTCTGGGTCCAAGGCACCAACCTGCCGAGGCTCCCGAAAGCCCCCCGAATCTTGCCCCGCGATCCCTTCTGCAGGTGCCGACCTGGAGGGGAAGCGGCAGATGAGGGTCAGTAACCGGCACCTGGACTTCCTTCCACCCGGACTGCTCCTGTCCGCCTACCTGGAGCAGCGCAGCTGATGGCGGCCCCTTGGAGCCCCCACTGCCGCCTCGCCCAGCACCAAGCCCTTCGATACTTTTCTGCTGTCGATACCTGTCACTCACGTTTTTAGAATTTGTCTTTGGAAACGTTTTTCTTTTGGGGTGATCTCTCTCACCCTGCTTCCTCCTCACACAGCTCTCGGCAGTGAACAGACACCGCTGGTGGCTGGGACTTCCCATCCCATCCTAGCTCCAAGCTGCCCACTCTGGGACTTGTATTTGGGTGGGGAGACCCGGCCTGGGtgtgttcctgtttcttcattGCTTGGCTTTTCTGGCCCAGTCTGAAGCTCAAGTGAGGAGGGGGAGGCTGGGTGggtttttaatctcttttaatgAATTTGGTGTGATTTgttgtagatttttaaatttcccttttggagagaaaaaccaaaaaaactcacCCCACTGGTAAAGCATGGGTCTTGATCCCAGCCCTTGCTCAGCCCCTCCCAGTTTTTAGCTTGAATGAAGAAGGGGGTCTCTGGGACCCTGCCCCTCATGCCAGAAGCATcttgtattgtgtgtgtgtgtgcgcgcgcacatgcgtgtgtgtgcctTGAGACCCAGGACGGAGCTGTGTCCCGAGGGCTGGTTTTATCCTCCTGTTCTTCGTGTCCTGCCCCACACTGCCTCTGTCAGGGCTCAGGGTCCTGTCTGCTTTACACGAACCCccctcttttcttcccctcctttaTACTGGGGGTCCAGGACTTCCAGCCAGAAGCCTCTGCCCTTGCACTACCTTGTCTGTCCCGTCCACTCCATGTCCCACGGTcccccagcctggctcctgcctgATAGCCCCTGTGTCCCCATG
This genomic interval from Saimiri boliviensis isolate mSaiBol1 chromosome 14, mSaiBol1.pri, whole genome shotgun sequence contains the following:
- the R3HDM4 gene encoding R3H domain-containing protein 4: MVALENPEGGPEAAEGTPGGRRLLSLPGCLPALASSQVKRLSASRRKQHFINQAVRNSDLVPKAKGRKSLQRLENTQYLLTLLETDGGPPGLEDGDVAPPASPGIFAEACNNATYVEVWNDFMNRSGEEQERVLRYLEDDSKSKARRKGPGRGEDRREDRRREDPAYTPRECFHRISRRLRAVLKRSRIPMETLETWEERLLRFFSVSPQAVYTAMLDNSFERLLLHAVCQYMDLISASADLEGKRQMRVSNRHLDFLPPGLLLSAYLEQRS